Proteins from a single region of Bacteroidota bacterium:
- a CDS encoding TIGR01777 family protein, with protein sequence MKEKNKFRKIILAGGSGYMGTVLADFFSDRCDEIVILTRRIIPQRKNIRTVSWDAKRAGEWKNEIENSDLVINLTGKSVNCRYNKKNREEILDSRLNATNILGQVIAQCKNPPRVWINCASATIYRHAEDRAMDETTGEIGKGFSVEVCKAWEKTFFAQETPRTRKVALRVGIVLGPDDGVFPRLKNLVRFGLGGRHGNGQQRFTWIHERDMARVMEWIVENKNATGIYNCTAPDVHINKDAMKIIREEMKKSFGLPAFTWMLTIGAILIGTETELLLKSRWVVPARLLSEGFRFEFPQFREAIHNIVKASNL encoded by the coding sequence ATGAAAGAAAAAAATAAATTCAGAAAAATAATTCTAGCCGGCGGCAGCGGTTATATGGGAACCGTGCTTGCCGATTTTTTCAGCGATAGATGCGATGAGATCGTGATATTGACGAGAAGAATAATTCCGCAGCGGAAAAATATCAGGACCGTTTCGTGGGATGCGAAAAGAGCGGGCGAATGGAAAAATGAAATCGAGAATTCAGATCTCGTCATTAATCTCACCGGGAAAAGTGTGAATTGCCGTTACAATAAAAAGAACCGCGAAGAGATCCTGGATTCAAGACTGAACGCTACCAATATTCTAGGGCAAGTGATCGCACAGTGTAAAAATCCGCCGCGCGTGTGGATCAATTGTGCTTCGGCAACTATTTATCGTCATGCAGAAGATCGCGCAATGGATGAAACTACCGGTGAGATCGGCAAAGGATTTTCAGTGGAAGTTTGTAAAGCGTGGGAAAAAACTTTTTTCGCACAGGAAACTCCGCGTACCAGAAAAGTTGCTTTGCGTGTGGGAATTGTGCTCGGACCGGATGACGGAGTTTTTCCGCGGCTTAAAAATCTTGTGCGATTCGGTTTGGGCGGACGCCACGGAAACGGACAGCAAAGATTTACGTGGATACACGAGCGCGATATGGCGCGTGTGATGGAATGGATAGTTGAAAATAAAAATGCGACAGGAATTTACAATTGCACAGCGCCGGATGTGCACATCAACAAGGACGCGATGAAGATCATCCGCGAAGAAATGAAAAAAAGTTTTGGATTGCCGGCGTTTACCTGGATGCTGACGATCGGCGCAATATTAATTGGTACTGAAACAGAACTTTTATTGAAAAGCCGCTGGGTTGTTCCCGCACGATTACTCAGCGAAGGATTCCGGTTCGAATTCCCACAGTTCCGTGAGGCCATACACAATATTGTAAAAGCGTCCAATCTGTAG
- a CDS encoding tetratricopeptide repeat protein, protein MKRFFALAIIFSLGTAEVIAQPNEVTNAWSALNTYRKSKDPYDLNKAKVAIDKATINADTKDNAKTWGYRGNIYLALYQKQLSDTIAAHPEITEPPKKTAKAFFASPVANLVEATNSYLKCKTLDAKLQVYQDDCYGPGLRDCYNDVQNAGITRFNHQMYAESEPMFELAIDISSSSKMFDTVNVHNAADAALNSKMYEQALKNFKLLAAANSGGGDTWAKIASVYKEMGDTVNYKQTISDGLKKYPGNGTLLVEDVNMKMKAGKDQEAIDELSALIAQRPNDAQLNLVVGNVYDRLANPKNADGTDAPKPKNYEELVDKAATYYKKAIDIDPKSLEANYNLGVLYYNQSVEYYNRSASTIADAAKYRGMWEKPLPDAAKYLETAHTLDPKDMSCLIALKNCYSQMSDDANYTRIKEEIKKLQANGG, encoded by the coding sequence ATGAAACGTTTTTTCGCATTAGCAATTATCTTTTCATTAGGAACTGCAGAAGTAATTGCTCAACCCAACGAAGTGACCAATGCGTGGTCTGCTTTGAATACTTATCGCAAATCAAAAGATCCTTATGATCTCAATAAAGCGAAAGTTGCTATTGATAAAGCAACCATCAATGCAGATACAAAAGACAATGCAAAAACATGGGGTTACCGGGGAAATATTTATCTCGCGCTTTACCAGAAACAACTTTCGGATACAATTGCTGCTCATCCTGAAATTACCGAACCTCCGAAAAAAACTGCTAAAGCATTTTTCGCTTCGCCGGTTGCAAATCTTGTGGAGGCAACAAATTCCTACCTGAAATGTAAAACGCTTGATGCAAAATTGCAGGTGTACCAGGATGATTGTTACGGACCGGGCTTGCGCGATTGTTATAACGATGTGCAGAATGCAGGCATTACACGTTTCAATCACCAGATGTATGCAGAGTCGGAACCGATGTTTGAACTGGCCATTGATATTTCTTCATCATCAAAAATGTTTGACACAGTGAATGTGCACAACGCTGCCGATGCCGCACTCAATTCGAAAATGTATGAACAGGCGCTGAAAAATTTCAAGTTGCTTGCTGCTGCTAATTCCGGCGGAGGAGATACCTGGGCAAAGATCGCTTCGGTGTACAAAGAAATGGGCGACACCGTCAATTACAAACAAACGATCAGTGATGGATTGAAAAAATATCCAGGCAACGGAACATTGCTCGTGGAAGATGTGAATATGAAAATGAAAGCGGGAAAAGATCAGGAAGCGATCGATGAACTGAGCGCACTCATTGCTCAACGGCCGAATGATGCGCAGTTGAATCTCGTGGTTGGAAATGTTTATGATCGACTGGCGAATCCGAAAAATGCAGATGGAACAGATGCGCCTAAACCAAAAAATTATGAGGAGCTCGTGGATAAAGCAGCAACGTATTACAAAAAAGCAATTGACATTGATCCGAAATCGCTTGAAGCGAATTACAACCTGGGTGTGTTATATTACAACCAGTCAGTAGAGTATTACAACCGCAGCGCATCAACAATTGCAGATGCAGCAAAATATCGTGGTATGTGGGAAAAACCATTGCCTGATGCCGCAAAATATCTTGAAACAGCGCACACGCTCGATCCGAAAGACATGAGTTGCCTGATCGCGCTCAAGAATTGTTATAGCCAGATGAGTGACGATGCAAACTACACGCGCATAAAAGAAGAAATAAAAAAATTACAAGCGAACGGAGGATAA
- the gyrA gene encoding DNA gyrase subunit A translates to MAEGEKIIPINIENEMKTAYIDYSMSVIVSRALPDVRDGLKPVHRRVLFGMLDLGVLSNRPYKKSARIVGEVLGKYHPHGDSSVYDTMVRMAQEWSLRYPLVDGQGNFGSVDGDPPAAMRYTEARLRKIAEEMLSDIEKNTVDFRPNFDDSLEEPTVLPSRIPNLLVNGASGIAVGMATNMPPHNLSEVIDATIAYIDNREISIEGLIKHVKAPDFPTGGSIYGYSGVKEALETGRGKVVLRAKAHIETEGGKEKIIVTEIPYLVNKWQMIKATADLINEKKLEGISDLRDESDRDGMRVVYDLKKDSIPNVVLNNLYKFTALQTSFSVNNIALVGGRPYLLNLKQLIGHYVDFRHEVVVRRTKYDLEQAEKRAHILQGYLIALDHLDEVIRIIRESSTPNEAKEKLMSSFSLSDIQSAAILELRLRVLTGLERDKIREEFDDLMKLISFLKEVLEDETLRMEIIKDELREIKTKYGDERRTEIIYTAGEQRIEDLIVDEDVVVTISHMGYIKRTPLSDYRAQNRGGRGSRGSATRDEDFVEHLFVANTHGYLLFFTEQGRCFWLRAYEIPEGNKTSKGRAIQNLLSLPSADKIRAYILVKNLSEEEYIKNNFIVLCTKKGTVKKTVLEAYSRPRANGINAINVRDGDTLLEAILVNNDDQLMIASRMGKVVRFSQSVMRGEEKVITLRAMGRNASGVRAIKLAGEKDEVIGMISMPPANRPAVLVVSEKGYGKRSDVDNYRETRRGGKGVKTINITEKTGVLISIKSVTDENDLMIISTNGIVIRMCVADLRVMGRATQGVRLITLQEGDNIGAVTVVESDPDVEHVKVDGTVDTSMADSADEQEPETEESTDDADDQQDDDGTDIENERED, encoded by the coding sequence ATGGCTGAAGGCGAAAAGATCATCCCGATCAACATAGAAAATGAAATGAAAACTGCTTACATCGATTATTCGATGTCAGTGATCGTTTCCCGCGCGCTACCGGACGTACGAGATGGATTGAAGCCGGTACACCGCCGCGTTTTATTCGGAATGCTTGACCTGGGCGTGCTTTCCAACAGGCCCTATAAAAAATCGGCGCGTATCGTTGGTGAAGTCCTCGGTAAATATCATCCGCACGGCGATAGTTCAGTTTATGATACCATGGTGCGAATGGCGCAGGAATGGAGTCTGCGTTATCCGCTCGTTGACGGACAGGGAAATTTCGGCTCTGTAGATGGAGATCCTCCGGCAGCGATGCGTTATACCGAAGCGCGACTGAGAAAAATTGCGGAAGAAATGCTTTCCGACATTGAGAAGAATACCGTCGACTTCCGTCCGAATTTCGATGATTCACTTGAGGAGCCAACTGTTCTTCCTTCGAGAATTCCGAATTTATTGGTGAATGGCGCTTCCGGAATTGCTGTAGGAATGGCAACGAATATGCCTCCGCATAATTTATCAGAAGTTATTGACGCCACCATTGCATACATCGACAATCGTGAGATCTCCATTGAGGGATTGATCAAACATGTGAAGGCGCCCGATTTTCCAACCGGTGGAAGTATTTACGGATACAGCGGAGTGAAAGAAGCGTTGGAAACCGGAAGAGGAAAAGTTGTGCTCCGCGCAAAAGCGCATATAGAAACAGAAGGAGGAAAAGAAAAAATTATTGTCACTGAAATTCCATATCTCGTGAACAAATGGCAAATGATCAAAGCAACTGCCGATCTTATCAATGAGAAAAAACTGGAAGGAATTTCCGACTTACGTGACGAATCGGATCGTGATGGAATGCGCGTGGTTTACGATCTTAAAAAAGATTCTATTCCCAATGTAGTTCTCAATAACCTTTACAAGTTCACTGCGCTACAGACTTCGTTCTCGGTAAATAATATTGCGCTCGTCGGAGGACGCCCGTATTTGCTTAATCTCAAACAACTTATCGGACATTATGTCGATTTCCGGCATGAAGTTGTTGTACGCCGAACAAAATACGATCTCGAACAGGCAGAAAAACGTGCCCATATCCTACAGGGTTATCTCATTGCACTCGATCATCTTGATGAAGTGATCCGCATCATCCGCGAATCTTCAACACCGAATGAAGCGAAAGAAAAATTAATGAGCAGTTTCAGTCTTTCCGATATTCAGTCGGCTGCTATTCTCGAATTGCGTTTGCGGGTACTCACCGGGTTGGAGCGCGATAAGATTCGCGAAGAATTTGATGACCTGATGAAACTTATTTCATTCCTGAAAGAAGTGCTGGAAGATGAAACGCTGCGAATGGAAATTATCAAAGATGAATTGCGCGAAATAAAAACAAAGTACGGCGACGAGCGAAGAACCGAAATTATTTACACCGCAGGCGAACAACGCATAGAAGATCTCATCGTGGATGAAGATGTAGTGGTGACCATTTCTCACATGGGTTACATCAAACGCACGCCGCTTTCGGATTACAGAGCGCAGAATAGGGGAGGACGTGGTTCAAGAGGATCGGCAACGCGTGATGAAGATTTTGTTGAACATCTTTTCGTTGCCAACACGCACGGCTATCTTTTATTCTTCACCGAACAGGGACGCTGCTTCTGGTTGCGCGCTTATGAAATTCCGGAAGGAAATAAAACTTCGAAGGGAAGAGCGATCCAGAATCTGCTCAGTCTCCCGAGTGCCGATAAGATCCGCGCCTATATTCTCGTGAAAAATCTTTCGGAAGAAGAATACATCAAAAATAATTTCATTGTTCTCTGCACGAAAAAAGGCACAGTGAAGAAAACGGTGCTCGAAGCATATTCGCGCCCGCGTGCTAACGGCATCAACGCCATCAACGTGCGCGATGGAGATACTTTACTGGAAGCAATCCTGGTGAACAACGATGATCAGCTAATGATCGCATCACGAATGGGAAAAGTGGTTCGCTTCAGTCAATCCGTAATGCGCGGCGAAGAAAAAGTGATCACGCTTCGTGCGATGGGAAGAAATGCTTCCGGCGTTCGCGCTATAAAACTTGCCGGAGAAAAAGATGAAGTAATCGGAATGATCTCCATGCCTCCGGCAAATCGTCCGGCTGTACTTGTTGTTTCTGAAAAAGGTTATGGAAAACGTTCGGATGTGGATAATTACCGCGAAACACGCCGTGGTGGAAAAGGAGTGAAGACGATCAACATCACGGAAAAAACCGGCGTACTCATTTCCATAAAATCAGTGACGGACGAAAATGATCTCATGATCATCTCCACGAATGGAATTGTCATTCGCATGTGCGTTGCTGACCTGCGCGTGATGGGACGCGCTACGCAAGGCGTACGACTGATCACATTGCAGGAGGGAGACAATATCGGCGCAGTGACAGTTGTTGAATCAGATCCTGATGTAGAGCATGTGAAGGTGGATGGAACAGTGGATACTTCTATGGCGGATTCAGCCGATGAACAGGAACCGGAAACAGAAGAATCAACTGACGATGCCGACGATCAGCAGGATGATGATGGCACGGATATTGAAAATGAACGTGAGGATTGA